The Capsicum annuum cultivar UCD-10X-F1 chromosome 3, UCD10Xv1.1, whole genome shotgun sequence genomic sequence AtagtttggggactaaagtgagtcttagtatggTTTTTCAcccgcagtcggatgggcaagctgcaaggactatttagactttggaagcAATGTTGCgagcttgtgtaattgattttggtggtagttggaatgaccacttgcctcttattgaatttagttataacaatagttaccattctaccATTGATATGGCCTCATTTGAGGCGTTGTATAAAAGGaagtgtagatcttctattgggtggttcaaggttggtgaagCGAAGATGTTCGGCCCAAATTTGGTTCATTaagctatgaagaaggtgaaggtgaatcaggataggcttaagaccacctaaagtcgccaaaagtcctatgcagacatAAGGCGAAGGGACTTGGAATTTGAACTTAgagatttggtgttcttgaaggtgtctcccataaaaggagtaatgcggtttggaaagaagaggaagctcagtccatGGTATGTTGGCCCGTATTAGGTTCTGAGGAGAGTTGGTAGTGTtacatatgagttggatttgccctcTAGCATGAGTTTCATTCATTTGGTATTCCACGTGTCCATGTTGTGGAAATGCATGGGTGATCattcattggttgttcccttggagaacattagtatttcaaattctttgtcctatgaggaggttccagtgaggatcttggatcggtagGTTTGTCGGTTGTGGACGAAAGacatggcttcggtaaaggttctgtGGCAGAACCAAAAGTtcaaagaagctacttgggaagccgatgaggacatgaagtccaagtattcattccTATTCCCGATTTTGGAGATTAGTGCTTGAGGTATGTATtaatcttaacatctttgttttctgactttattaagaaaaatattgatttccttggtatcttttttttctaacttggttaaaggtaagagtTAAGGCGTGTAGAGTCCAAATCATGCTTGTATTGCTTCGTCCCATCATTCGAGCATGATTgttcctaagtgggggagattgaaacacctcgaactttggcccttgcaaatttCTTAAGTCTTGAACCTTTTGTTTATTATATGACTCACACTATAAGTTGTATGGTGTGGTGAtaggtctagggaccctagtcgtatgttggtcagtgtgcTGTTGGCTAAGTTTTATCCTAGATATGAGAggcaccatacgagtcatatggtcttGGGATAAAAAGGTAGGgtccaatcgtatgttgtccagtgtttaGCCCTTGATGATTTTGCCTTGGATACACTtgatggtactagtcatatggtatggtGACGATTTGGGCaagggagtcgtatgttggacaaaatatggtgtccaactttttgTTCTTGTAACGACTTGAAAGTACCACTCGTATTTTGTGGTGACGAGTTGGAGGGTTAACTAGTACCCACCTGCGAGTTTTCTACAACTTTTAAACCGAGGGTATTTTGACATTTCCCACTCCAAGCCCTTAAGCCCCCATGTCTTATAATACTTATTGGGCATTTATTCTACACTTTAAAAGAttaacactctctaaactctctaaaAAAACCCTCAAGAAGATGGAGCTAGAGTTTCTTCAAgctggtcatctagaggcttaaagatcaaattctctccgtgaatctttgtaactcaggcatgtgactcttccttcattgtaagttacaaaaatcatgtgttttaaatattgttcATGGATCAttgatggtggttttgaaaaccattaTTTAGGGTTTGAATGTACGATATTGAGTAttattttctcatggtttaaattatgattatacatgttttgataatagTTTTGCACATGCGGGTGCTTGGGAATTATgatttaaactaaggggtcatggctaaccctaacttgatgggtTTTGGCTGAATAATAGTTTGATAATGGTATGACCTCAatctatttgtgaaaatatcaatgagaatgatcttgtcacatgttgaattatgttttgaactaaggcattggcctacaaatgttgatgattggtaaatggtttcataaaagccttgttggccataaattgatttgaattgctaAATGGGttttgagtccctaaatgttaaattgaattgatgtctttatttagacaatgggttcgagtcccaaagttgatTGATAATGGTTGTGGCATATTGTATACTTGCAAGTGGGATTGGTATGATAATATCAACGGGATGTCTTTGCTAAGTAATTGGaataatggttgtgtatgtggaATGAATACTTTCATTTAGGCTTTAAAGCGAGATGTGTAGTCCTtccatgaaagtggagtccaaaggactaacactggaaaccacgcTAGCCGATGTGGGTATCTATATGAccgagaggttcgagtcctctgAATGAATAtttgaatgggaggttcgagtcccccatgtcgCATGCATTGGTGCTTgggtcaccttgattatgccgggaggtttgagtcccctataagGCATTTacggttatggatattctctgatTCGTGAGGCTACATGCATTGAGGCTCTTCCATCTAGGGGAGAGTTGggctcatatagcccgtgggtgccttgttatatgacggttatgctacatagcccaggttaaggttttcaatattcatgatAAGCCTTGTCCCCTATcctgacataatatatatatatatataagtatttaTGTGGTTgtatatgatggtttgacttggttttgaatgatgacattattttattcctctagccctgagttatatgctagctctCCAACCACTAATCGTCTCtggatgctatatccccatgcaatgtaggaactgaaacttcttctacttttcctgcacagtgatgaGGTGTTCGAGTGGTTCGTGATTTGACATTGAAACAGTGAGCTTCTATACTTcaaaaggcttcatttcatggtctttatattttatgtttcaaactttgtttttggctactttcggaggcatgtcccgacattttattcacttcaaatttatagaggctttgttggattattgtggattTTGGTATGTTGTTTTGGTGGATTGGGTCGGAGATAAACGGGTGTCTGATTACCGATGATTGGTTTAGAcatttcatgaataaatattaGTTTTAGCTTAccatatcttattatatgttcgaaattcatccgacacttgAGGTCGTTGAGCtgactaggttaggtgaagggggtgatctccaaTCCACGTGGAACTTTgggatacccgtcatggccaggacCTGGTTCAGCTCATGACATCTCCCCAGAACCTccaccttcacagtgagctacacaaccctctttaaacccaaattaaaatcactttgcaCATAATTCCTATCATTAACCCAAGAGTCACTCATACAGGTATTACCacttagtatcgtcataccaatacgcttacaagctaaattaaacatgccaaatCAATTCACACAATCACATTAACTcctaagttccattaaaatccaaaccatggcaaGTAGGGGcatccaaatttatttttatatctatttacccattaatgcaatgcattaagttcaaaaacaagttaaattatgcaattttccataattaaaatcaaattcacaaagtgaattgaggttcatgcaattccaagctaaaaattcatccaatttgggaaaatccatgtcccccattccaaccatttaaataatataccaatttaatcccaaaaacatcaatttaaaacatgaataatcaattcaaagcatgagaCACGTAATGCAACCAATAACAACCAAAGcctctcaacccaatttcaaaacccacaatttaaatcacatgaaaatctattcaattcattccacaatgtaaaattaaagtttagggaagataaacatgcctgaaacacacaagaaattgaagtcaatttgatATTTGGAGCTTGGATGGTGAATGCACTGTGAAACCCGTGAATGTTCTTGgtttttgagttttaagagagaatggatgattttgatctttaaaaactgaagaaaagggcttattttatgtttaaaattcatacaaggggtaaaaagatcgAAAACCTCTCACCTTAAGTGAAGAAGACAAAATTAGCACACTGGCATGGTACGGCGTTATCGCGGAGGTTATCCTCCATTCCACACCGATATTGTGGAGGTTAACCTCTGTGACACGGCCTTATCACGGACTCCCCATAGCCtcagggtcccaaaatgaccccgaaccctttctaaaaaatccaaaaattttcccaaacacccttttaacttccctaaacacaattcaagtcaaaaatcgatATTACGCACGTTGGAAgggcaaaaataaaatgatcaaaattttacgGGGCCTTACACCATTGAAACCCTTCATGTTGTATGTTCTCTACCAAACTATGTcatttttatatccttaataaGCTTCTCAAAGAAAATGTTAGAACTCTATTTTTGCAAGATCctcagaaaaataaaagaaaataaaactttgacagtTGAAAGGTATCAATCACTGACGAAAAAACTGCTGTAATGGGCTCGAACGCaattgaaaaaagtgaaaatctttattAGTGTAATTACATCAATAACTCTATTAGTGCCTCTCAGATTAGTCATTTATGATCATAactacttaattttgaaaagaaaatagagGATAAAAAGGGAAAGAATATGATTGGGAAAGGGGAAGGAGTTTGAGATGTGTGGAGGAAGTAGGTGGGGGAGGAGAGtcttttttaaagatattaaagtatttttttattattttgttattgttagatttcaatatattttaattaaatttaatatacatACTCGATTTTAAGAGTGCGTTGTCACACACTCATCGGATTGAGAAAGATATATGCAACATAAGTTTGGTCAATGGTCAAAGGGACATTTGAAACTTCGTAGAGTATAGGGCCTAGTTGACTATCCAAGCAAGCATAAGACCCCTAAAACAAAAATTTCGTTGTTGCCGGGATCGAATCCCGGTCATTCCAGTGATAGGGGACAACGACATGTTATTAGAACCACTTCTATACTAAAATAAAGGGAAAATGCATAAAGTACCCCCTAAAGTTTGATCAAAATTGTAAGTATACACTTAAAGTTTGCGGGCCCTATTGCTTCCATAAAACTAATTATAACCATAATAAATAACCTTTTTCAATCAACTCCAACTATTAAAAAAGTGTCTAAATCACACACCAATCCTAACTTTCCACGtatttaaatgtatttaatttttaattttcttttaaaatttatttttttattcattattttcattagtatttttttttttacttttccttgttgctttgtttttttccctttccctttcaattttcaatttcacTATACCTACAACACCAATTTGATACTCACCGTTGACCATCATCCAATAGCTATTATCACCGAAACTTTCACACCATCATATCCATCGTATAATCTCTAAACTATCGTCATATCCACCATATTTATCTATAAGCTACCACCAAATCATCATCATATTAAAATCAGAAAATTAAAACCATCACCAAACtataatggaaaaataaaaaataacgaTTCAATCGTTATTCCCTCACTAATGACTTAGCCCCATTACTAAACTCcataagaaaagtaaaaaaaaaaaagagacaataAAATAGTGATGAATCGAAGAGATTTAAGATTGTCAAACTCCATaagaaagctaaaaaaaaaaggcAGAGAGTAATGATGAATCGAAGAGGTTTAAGAAAATTGAGAAGCAAGAACTAAAGGGGAAAGTGACAAGTTCTAATGAGGTAACTGAGTTTTTCTTCTTGTAGATGATAAaggaacaaagaaaaaaataaaaaataaaaaataaaatagaagatatGTTTAATGCATAAATACTGAAacgaaattaaaaaattatttatttcttttctcacGGGCTAATTGGAAGGGTAATACATGTTCTAAAGTTGTAATGtctttatgaaaaaaaaagtgttataCGAGAAGCTAAAAAAGGGTACTTAGGGATGGCAAATGTGAGTTGGGCCGAATTTTGACGGGTCAAAATGGGCTAAAGCAATAAATAGGTTATTGCCCAACCCGCCCAAAATATAGATGGGCTAAGATGGGTTGGGCCAAGATGGGCTAAATAATGGGTTATAGCTCAATCTACCCAACTTAACCAATCATTTAACAAGTTACCATTTTAGTAGTAATTTAAGTtggaatgatatttttaattttctttttctttttatatttatattattatattattgttttcatgtaaaaataacatatgaaaactaaaaacaattaataaaaatatttttatagatatttaacacaaaacaatGATAACGAGTAAGATAAGAGAGgtggaaaaagaaaacaaatatgattatttataaaataaattttaagaatttaattattattttttattggggGGAGAGAGGGGATGGGGAAGGGGTAAGGGTTGGGGGTGGGCTAcgaaaaaagtttttaaattttttctaaaatcaaactaaaaaaattaattatcagggggggagggggggctgCTGTGGGTTTCGGTAGGGAGAGGGAAGGGACGTGGGTGGGTCTCAGTAGGGAAGTGGGAGGGGgattaaattttaagaaaaaattaattttctttaggggtgggggtaggggtcgTGTTGAGGGAGCTGGGGGTAAGGAGATTGtgtaagaatttattttttattaagatctTTTTTAGGAGGGTCAGGGGTAGGGGTTGGTTGGGGTAAAAAACaactttgattttaatttttttttttaaataagttttttaatttttggggGAGGGGGCTAGTAGGGGTCGGAGTAGGGAGATGGGGTCGGGGTAGTGCGATGGTGTGAGAAGAaatcattttcttaaaaatataaattaaaaaaaaattggggagGGAGGGGGCTGGGGTTGGTCAAGCTAGGGGTGAGGGGTGAGGTGTAGGGGTAGTGGGATggtgtacaacaacaacaaactcagtgtattcccacctagtggggtttggggaggtaGTGGGATgatgtaagaaaaaaaattatttttcttcattcaaaAGTTGGTTTATTACTACAATTTTTTCAATACGAAAAAAGAATataattgaagcaattaaaaatattgaaagtgaaaTTATGAATACTGGGACTAAATATCTTTATGGGTTAAAGTTGGACATCATTATGAGCTCATTTAGATTGATGATTTATGTTGGGTTTACTTGAGCTAGCCCGAATCAACCCATCTTCAAAATCACTCTAGCCCAACTCATTAAAATATGAGCGGACTGGACGACTAAATGGGTTTGGGCTAATTTTGGCACCCTAAGGGCAATTATGCATTTTTGGTAAAATAAAGTATGAGTACGTGAGAaaatgggtgtgtttggtatgaaggagaatgtttttcatgaaaaatgttttcctataaaatgttttcttggaaaacaagttgatttcttacttgtttttttatgtttggttggtgaatgaaaaaaaaatttctggaaaatattttgtagtgtttgattggtgaatgaaaaaatattttccaaaaaatacattttagtatttagctaaagtgtaaaaatacattttaaaaaaataattttttatttcaaaaaaattttttttagggtgtgttcgatatgaaggaagaaaaatattttctagaaaaataagttgtttcttacttatattcgtgTGTTTGTTatgcaaattggataagtatatgttttttaaaagtatctgtatatatttaacaaaaataatgagaacgaATATGATAAAAAGGGTGGCATAAGAAaaagtttagaatttttttttaaaaataaattaaaattattttttttttttgaagagggGGTTGGTAGGTGGAGGTgggttgtcaaaataggtagTAAGAGcggttaaaaaaataattttaattttttttaaaatattttttttaggggGGCTAGTGTGGGGTAGGGGTAAGGGTAAGGGAGTAAGAAtaaggtaagaaaaaaaatttggaatattatttttgaaaggggttGGGGGTTGGGGTAGGAGAGTGAGTGTGgggtaaggaaaaaattaaaatttttcaaaaaataaattttaaattttttttttctttttttttttgggggtgggAGAGGGGAGGAAGTTGGTAGGGTGGTCGCGTAGGGGAGATAAGGAaaaatgtttgaatttttttttttcaaaaataaaattgtaaaggAGAAGGGAGTAGGGTGTTGAACACggtaagataaaaaataaatttaaaatatttttttaatagaagtGGTACGGGTTGGTGTGGGGTAGGGGTGGGATAGTGATGGAAATTAAGGGTCGGAGTAAGAGTGGataattttgagagttgtatgaatattttaatttaaaaaatgagtttaaaaaagaattttaaaaaatatctttattactttttaatgtaagtcatttttcttacatttgataaaaataaattaatttaaaaaatatttttcaaaatttttaagccagaaaattaaaaaaaaacatttgttCTCCTTCGTACGTAACACCAGGAGAAAATCAGAGGAAAGGAGCGAAATATCCATCTGACCACCCCAtaacgagagagagagagagcgtcTTCCCTTTATATTTCTTCCAAAATCTCTTTCTGCGTCGACGCTTCATCAAAAGGTACGttgttttttcttctccttttcattaattatttataaaaaaaaaacaaatacaattGGGCTGGCAAACaatttgtgaattttgaaattctGTTGTGTTGTATAGTTCATGACATGGAAAACGCATCTTCCTTGAATTCTGTTGTCCATAATCTACAAATATATGGTCTTGTAATTATTAAATGTGTGGTTGCCATTTATAAAAGAGATGTCGATATATTAAGGTCAATTTTAACCTCGACAGCTAAATTGTAAACAAGTACTCTATTGATTGGTTTTTGGATAGTAGATGGATTGGTCAATTGGAGTCACATGAGCATCTTGTACATATTTTTCGACACGGACTTGGTGTTTATTAATGAACTTTTGGCTTTATCAATTCTTTTTGGCAATTTCTGGTTCACGGCGTTTCGGctgttttgttttttttcttgttagttttccCTGAAGATCAAGACACAATTCATAAATTAGAAATTCTTTTAGCTTGAGATTTACCTAATTGTTTAGCTTGAGATTTACCTAATTGTTTAGCGACTTCACAAACTATCTCAGATGTGGCCATTATATGTTCTATTGAGCAAGTTTTTGAGAACAGAAGAAGATAACACTGAAGAATCAGGAAGGGAACATTTAAGTTTGGTAGAATCCTTGCTCTTGAAACAATCACTGGGTCGAGACAAATTCCATGGCACAGTGTCCGGCTCATACTTTGTCGATGTGAGccaattttcttttcactacttTATCATTTGTTTCTCGATGAGGTAGAGGTAAGTTCTGCGTTCattctatcctccccagaccctacatatgggattacactgggatgTTGTTGTATCATTTGTTCGTTTTACTTCATGGGAGTTTTATGATGATCTCAACGTTTGAATCTCGGCCGATACAAGTACATGTTACGAATATTGGTGTCTTGTATAATATACAGTGAATCTTCTTGATATATCCTGAATTTTAGTTTCTATAGTTCTTAAAAATACGCTGTGTTTTTTATGGTAGGTTCCACATATAAACCAACTACATTCGTGGGACTGTGGTCTTGCTTGTGTTCTGATGGTTTTGAGGACTCTTGGAATCAAGGGTTGTAACATGCAAGAACTAGAAGAGCTATGCTGTACTATGAGGTACTACTTCAAAGTGCTATGAATATTTGATGATACTCCTTTATCTGCCTACCTTTTTTTTCGATTATGGTGTGGGATATAGCCTGTACTATCTATATTCATTCATGTCGTTGTTTGTCTggttttactttatattttttgtccttttgttgCTTTGAGAATTCCTACATTTTCAGTAAGTGTTGGTCGAAGTTGAAGTATTCAATTATAACATGCGTAAGATTTCCATTTTAGGCGCTACTgtataaaaatgagaaaaggatGTGCCTGATaggattttgttttattttcaatGTCTTGTCTCAAGTGATACAGGAATATGCTATGTAGCGTTTTTTCTTGGATGTTCCTCTACAAGTTTTGGATCTCGGCAGTATTAAATACTCCTAATAATCAGCCAATGCTTTCACACTTTTGTTTAGGTGCCAACTTTAGAGAGTGATAATAAATTAGAAATAAGTGAACTAGATGTATGCAGAATGTGCTGATTTTATTGGTGATACTTCTATCAAATGAGCATAGTACATTTTCTGATATTTTCGGAGGAGAAAAAAAGCCATAATTCTCCTGTCTCTATGAGCTTAAGAATTGAAGCCTCTGCTGGTTTAAACATCATTCTACGGAAAGAAAATTTTTCTACCCCTGTATATTGTGTCTTGTTATCTCCCACATTTACTTGTCATACAGGATTTGCCTAAAGCATGTACATTTGCCACGTTGCACCAAAAACtaagcaaaaaaatatatttgtgtttCACATTAATGACTGTACTCTTTCCGACTTCAAATAACATGCATTTCTTTCTGCCCCAAATTGCAGCAGGTGAAAGTTTCTCGCTCCAGAGATTGAACTGACAGACAATTCTTAGAAAAATATCCCTGATGTTTCTTAAATAGGAACTATTTAGTGGTATTTTATGCATTCAAAAGTGAGATATAATATCGTAGCCTCAAAAAGCGTAGGATACTATCAGTTTTAGTTTTATACTGTAAGTGGATGGTTTCTGCTCACCTGTTTTCCCTGCTGCAAACTTTGTTATATTCAAGCATACTAGTTGACTACGAAATTTATTGAAAATCAAGGCTCTGGTATAATTCATCTTATTCTCTGATTATGACCAATATGAAATGCTTTTCATAGATAATCACTGTTGCTTTTATTTGTTGCAGTATTTGGACAGTTGATCTGGCATATTTATTGCAGAAATTTTCTGTCAATTTTTTCTACTTCACAGTAACGTTAGGTGCAAATCCAAGCTTTTCTGTGGAGACATTTTACAAGGTATTGttctttctcataaagatttgTGGATAAGAGATTTTTCATGCTGTACACTGCTCTCTCACATCtaaattgagtttgaaattaTGCCAGTGACCTAGTAAAATGTAAATTAGGTTGATCCTCCCTAGACACATCAGCAATTTAACACCAGATTGTTTTCTAATTAAGATCCAGATATTTTCTTGTATCCTCTACATTGTTAGTTCTCTGTTTGTCAAAAATGTCAAATTGTGTTTTATGTGCTTTTAATGTCCTCAATTGCTAGCACTTTTTTAAAATGCCAATGTATGGAATAATGCAACTAATAGACAATATGTTGATGTTTACTCTCTTACAAGTGTAGAATTAAGATCCATGTGATAAAAGAACTACCTTAATCTAGTAGAGCTTGCTCTTTCCCATgatttcatgttgaattcataTGTTAATCTTCTAAATTTGTGTCATAAAAATTGCACTTCAATCTCATCCTTCTGTAAGTGCTCTTTTGTATATCAGGTAAATCAGGTCTTTCATGTCCTGTTTACTATGTAAAacaatgttcttttttttttccttctctttactTTACTTTTTGCTTTTTGCATATATAGTGTTATAAGCTGTGTTGATTTGGTACAAAAGCAGGAGTTATAGTAACTAAGAACATGATATATATGAAGCTACTTTGGCTGATGTCAGGAAAGATATGACACCCGCTCATGGTGGAGGCTTGCTCCACGAAATTGGTTCCCTTTTTTCTGCCTCTGAAAGCTCATAATCTTGAGTTTTTGTAGGAACAACTGCCCAATGATCTAGTCCGAGTGGATATGCTATTTCAAAAAGCACGTGATGCTGGTATAAGTATAGAGGTAGCAATTTATTACCTAGTCGGTATTTTGCAGGGTTGCTAAGATATAATTGGATTTACTACAAGAGTTATGAACTAGGAGATTTCAGATTTGGGCTTCCTGTTTGTAACACATAAGGAACTAGTTCTTAATGGTGGAATCAATGATATTACACTTtactgattaaaaaaaaaatacttacaaGACTAGTTAGCATTTTAACAGAGTTGGCTTGCAAAGATAAAACTAAGTAGAGATGAGAGAAAAACGCGATCATCTTTTTTTGAAACCAGTTGTTGCTATAAACCAAAGATGAACATTACTGGGCGTAAAGTGCTACATGATTTGATCCTTGTTGGTAAACATGGATTGTGGCCTTAAAAAATATAAGTTCGCTAGAAGGGATAGCTAGTGTCATTTTCTCAAGTCTTAGAGACTGAGCAACCACCCTGTCATAATAGATACTGGGATTTGTTTTGTTCAAAACCTAATTATTCAAATGAATAACTGTGTTCACTTTTGTGGTCTTGGTTTCACTTATTGCTGTCTTCTATATGAAGTATGTCTTGTGGTTCAAATGAAAGCTACAAAGATGAATATGAGAGATTGATATTCTTATTCACGGTCCAGATCAATTTGCAGCTTTCCCTAGTCTAGAGTGAAATGGATACCATTCTCCAtctgtttttgctttagtaaGCAAAGCTGTTACACGGTAGATGCAAGTTGGAGTGGAAGTGCATGATGGTAGCTAACCAATTGATTTCATGCTTCAGGACTTACTCCGATGAGATACAGGTTTAAAATTTTCTAGATCTATTATAGAGAAAAAGACTTGTATCACCTTCTCATTGATTTTGACTTGAACACCTTAATAAGCTTCT encodes the following:
- the LOC107863578 gene encoding guanylyl cyclase 1 isoform X1 — its product is MWPLYVLLSKFLRTEEDNTEESGREHLSLVESLLLKQSLGRDKFHGTVSGSYFVDVPHINQLHSWDCGLACVLMVLRTLGIKGCNMQELEELCCTMSIWTVDLAYLLQKFSVNFFYFTVTLGANPSFSVETFYKEQLPNDLVRVDMLFQKARDAGISIECRSISSEEISLLILSGNFLAIVLVDQYKLSHSWLDVCASDLCIDTSVYTGHYIVVCGYDTDADEFEIRDPASSRKYGKVTSKCLEKARKSFGTDEDLLLIRVEREETKSSYHDHDDHCIIRQLLQNKKETA
- the LOC107863578 gene encoding guanylyl cyclase 1 isoform X3, whose protein sequence is MWPLYVLLSKFLRTEEDNTEESGREHLSLVESLLLKQSLGRDKFHGTVSGSYFVDVPHINQLHSWDCGLACVLMVLRTLGIKGCNMQELEELCCTMSIWTVDLAYLLQKFSVNFFYFTVTLGANPSFSVETFYKCRSISSEEISLLILSGNFLAIVLVDQYKLSHSWLDVCASDLCIDTSVYTGHYIVVCGYDTDADEFEIRDPASSRKYGKVTSKCLEKARKSFGTDEDLLLIRVEREETKSSYHDHDDHCIIRQLLQNKKETA
- the LOC107863578 gene encoding guanylyl cyclase 1 isoform X2; amino-acid sequence: MWPLYVLLSKFLRTEEDNTEESGREHLSLVESLLLKQSLGRDKFHGTVSGSYFVDVPHINQLHSWDCGLACVLMVLRTLGIKGCNMQELEELCCTMSIWTVDLAYLLQKFSVNFFYFTVTLGANPSFSVETFYKEQLPNDLVRVDMLFQKARDAGISIECRSISSEEISLLILSGNFLAIVLVDQYKLSHSWLDVCASDLCIDTSVYTGHYIVVCGYDTDADEFEIRDPASSRRPTREISVFKEIVLSDRLSGRLKQEISIPHPAL